The Aeromicrobium yanjiei DNA segment GTTCGCCTCGTTGTGCTTGTCGTTGTAGGACACGAGGTCGTTCAGCGTGAAGCCGTCGTGGGCGGTCACGAAGTTGATCGACGCGTACGGGCGCCGGCCGTTGTCCTGGTAGAGATCGGACGAGCCGGTGAGGCGCGACGCGAACTCGCCCAGCGTCGACGGCTCGCCGCGCCAGAAGTCGCGGACGGTGTCGCGGTACAGCCCGTTCCACTCGGTCCACAGCGGCGGGAAGTTGCCGACCTGGTAGCCGCCCGGGCCCACGTCCCACGGCTCGGCGATGAGCTTGACCTGGCTGACCACCGGGTCCTGCTGCACGAGCTCGAAGAAGGTCGCGAGCTTGTCGACGTCGTAGAACTCGCGGGCCAGCGTGGCCGCGAGGTCGAAGCGGAATCCGTCCACGTGCATCTCGGTGACCCAGTAGCGCAGCGAGTCCATGATGAGCTGCAGCGTGTGGGGGCTGCGGACGTTGAGCGAGTTGCCGGTGCCCGTGTAGTCCATGTAGAACGCCGGGTCGTCCTCGACCGTGCGGTAGTACGCGCAGTTGTCGATGCCACGCATCGAGAGCGTCGGACCGAGGTGGTTGCCCTCGGCGGTGTGGTTGTAGACCACGTCGAGCACGACCTCGATGCCCGCCTCGTGCAGCGTGCGCACCATGCCCTTGAACTCCTCGACCTGGCCGCCCGGCTGCGCGGCGTACGCGTCGTGCGGGGCGAAGAAGCCGATCGTGTTGTAGCCCCAGTAGTTGGTGAGGCCCTTCTCCGACAGGTAGTGGTCGGTCACGAACTGATGCACCGGCAGCAGCTCGATCGCCGTGACGCCGAGATCCTTCAGGTGGTTGACGATCGAGGGGTGCGCGATGCCCGCGTACGTGCCGCGGAGCTCCGGCGGCAGGTCGGGGTGGTTCATCGTCAGGCCCTTGACGTGCGCCTCGTAGATGACGCTCTCGTTGTACGGCGTCCGCGGCGGACGGTCGTTGGCCCAGTCGAAGAACGGGTTGACGACCAGCGAGTACGGGACGTGGCCGGCCGAGTCGGCGTCATTGCGCTGGTCGGGCTCGTCGAGGTCGTACGAGAACAGGGACGGATCCCAGTCGATCGTGCCCGTGACGGCCTTGGCATAGGGGTCCATGAGCAGCTTGTTGGGGTTGCACCGCAGGCCCTGCTCGGGGTCGTATGGACCGTGCACGCGGTAGCCGTAGCGCTGTCCGGGGTTGACGCCCGGCAGGAACGCGTGGTGCACGAAGCCGTCGACCTCCTCGAGGCGGACCCGCGTCTCGGTCCCGCTCTCGTCGAACAGGCACAGCTCCACGAAGTCGGCGACCTCCGAGAACAGGGCGAAGTTGGTGCCGGTGCCGTCGTACGTGGCTCCCAGCGGTGATGCACTTCCGGGCCAGGGCTGCACAGGACTCCTTCAAACAGGTTTCGACAGGGAAACGGCCGCTCGCGCGGTGCGGAGCGGCTCGATGGCTCTTTGTACCCCGTCGTCGGCAAAGAACGCATCGAGATCGACCGGCAGCGGGATCCGCCAGTTCGGGTACTCGTCGACCGTGCCCGGGAGGTTCGGCTGTCGCAGCTCCCCCACCACGTCGCTCGGCGAGCTGAGCACCAGGCTCGAGGCCGCGCGGGCGATCACGGCGTGCAGGCCGACGACGATGCTGGCCGTGTCGTCCTCGTCGAACGGCACCTGCTCGGCACGCAGCAGGTCCAGCAGCGCGGCCTTGTCGTCGGCGGCCTTCGCGTAGGCCTCGTCCTCGGGGCCGTCGAGCAGGTCGAGCGACGCCCGCAGTCGTACGTGCTCGGCGTTCAGCCAGCCGCTGGCGGTCGGCAGGTCGTGTGTCGTGATGCTGGCCATCGCCTCGACCGGCCAGTCCGCAGGACGGTCGTGCGGCTGCCCGGGGGCGTCCCAGTCGCGCTCGAACCACAGCACGGCCGAGCTGAGGATGCCCCGGCGGTGCATGGTCTCGGTGACCACGTCCTCGACCGTCCCGAGGTCCTCGCCGACCACGATCGCGCCGGCACGCTGCGCCTCGAGCATCAGGACGCCCACCATCGCGTCGGGGTCGTAGTGCACGTACGCGCCGCGGTGCGCGGGCTCTCCCGGCGGGATCCACCACAGCCGCCACAGTCCCGCTATGTGGTCCACACGGATCCCGTCGGCGTGCCGCAGCACGCTGCGGACCACGTCACGGAAGGGGGCGTAGCCGGACTCCGCGAGCGCCTGCGGCTTCCACGGCGGCAGGCCCCAGTCCTGGCCGAGCTCGTTGAACGCGTCCGCGGGGCATCCCACCCGGACGACCGGCGCGAAGTCGTCGCGGTGCGACCAGGTGTCGGGGCCACCCGCGCTGACCCCGACGGGGAGGTCGTGGACGATGCCGACCGGCATGCCGGCCGCACGGGCCTCGTCGCGTGCCGCGTCGAGCTGCTCGCGGCACAGCAGCTGGAGCCAGGCGTGGAACGCGATGCGGTCGGCCAGGTCTACCTGCACCTGACGGACGGCCTCGCTGGTCGGGTCCTGGAGCGAGGCGGGCCAGTCCCGCCAGTCGCCGCCGTGCCGCTCGGCGATCGCCGAGAACGTCGCGAAGGCCTCGAGCTCGGCATCGTGCGTGCTGCGGCGCTCCTCCTCGGGGCGGTGCGGCCACAGGATGTCGAGGGCGGCGAGCTTGGCGTCCCAGACGGCGTCATGGTCGATCAGCTCGCCCAGCTCGGGGGCGAGCGCGTCGACCTGTGCGCGCACGTCGTCGCCGGCCGCCGCGTACGCCGCGGTGTCGGCGAGGCGCAGGTAGAGCG contains these protein-coding regions:
- the malQ gene encoding 4-alpha-glucanotransferase; amino-acid sequence: MSYEGSDRSQVHVDAPVVVAVLKMLGVDASTPEAVTSALAEARRAADTTDLPPTVVVVEGSGRELPGPARLVLEDGTTREVGSVPDDLPLGYHRIVTDTQDVTLLVVPERMPDVPRTWGWMLQLYALHSTHSWGMGDFGDLAEMARRAGREQGAGVLLVNPVQAVSPTHPIQRSPYSPSSRRFANPLYLRLADTAAYAAAGDDVRAQVDALAPELGELIDHDAVWDAKLAALDILWPHRPEEERRSTHDAELEAFATFSAIAERHGGDWRDWPASLQDPTSEAVRQVQVDLADRIAFHAWLQLLCREQLDAARDEARAAGMPVGIVHDLPVGVSAGGPDTWSHRDDFAPVVRVGCPADAFNELGQDWGLPPWKPQALAESGYAPFRDVVRSVLRHADGIRVDHIAGLWRLWWIPPGEPAHRGAYVHYDPDAMVGVLMLEAQRAGAIVVGEDLGTVEDVVTETMHRRGILSSAVLWFERDWDAPGQPHDRPADWPVEAMASITTHDLPTASGWLNAEHVRLRASLDLLDGPEDEAYAKAADDKAALLDLLRAEQVPFDEDDTASIVVGLHAVIARAASSLVLSSPSDVVGELRQPNLPGTVDEYPNWRIPLPVDLDAFFADDGVQRAIEPLRTARAAVSLSKPV
- the glgX gene encoding glycogen debranching protein GlgX: MQPWPGSASPLGATYDGTGTNFALFSEVADFVELCLFDESGTETRVRLEEVDGFVHHAFLPGVNPGQRYGYRVHGPYDPEQGLRCNPNKLLMDPYAKAVTGTIDWDPSLFSYDLDEPDQRNDADSAGHVPYSLVVNPFFDWANDRPPRTPYNESVIYEAHVKGLTMNHPDLPPELRGTYAGIAHPSIVNHLKDLGVTAIELLPVHQFVTDHYLSEKGLTNYWGYNTIGFFAPHDAYAAQPGGQVEEFKGMVRTLHEAGIEVVLDVVYNHTAEGNHLGPTLSMRGIDNCAYYRTVEDDPAFYMDYTGTGNSLNVRSPHTLQLIMDSLRYWVTEMHVDGFRFDLAATLAREFYDVDKLATFFELVQQDPVVSQVKLIAEPWDVGPGGYQVGNFPPLWTEWNGLYRDTVRDFWRGEPSTLGEFASRLTGSSDLYQDNGRRPYASINFVTAHDGFTLNDLVSYNDKHNEANGEDGRDGADDNRSWNCGVEGETDDPQILDLRRRQRRNLMATLLLSQGVPMILHGDEMGRTQGGNNNAYCQDNEVAWVDWELDEGERELLDFTTAVTQFRRQHPAFRRRRFFQGKPIRKADELADIAWFTPSGEEMKEQNWDDAFGKSIVVFLNGDSIADRDERGMRVTDDSFLMAFNAHHEDIELVLPDGEYGDSWSVVIDTATGAVDEVGSKIHAAGDTMNLAARSLVVLQRAS